From Catharus ustulatus isolate bCatUst1 chromosome 6, bCatUst1.pri.v2, whole genome shotgun sequence, a single genomic window includes:
- the SERPINA10 gene encoding protein Z-dependent protease inhibitor — protein sequence MKTRIYVLLLSEMCFEFIKADTKLKFPKEEKESNFLERNNISTSKDWYHHKNISKPFEDQGFEDHCLEDFTLHNFTEKTANFGFNLYRKIAMTHDNNVIISPLSVSALMSVYMMAAKGETYRQIVKGLNLHAVKDRVDCQHLPALFKQLIGNITMNEEFLLVQGMLSFIQKDFRLKESFLNLSRQYFDMEFLKVDFENLTQAKLFINQNINKTTKGKIPGLFEELDRHNKLVLVDYIVFKGKWVYPFNSEFTEMETFHINKYRSVKVPMMFKTDKINSTFDENLRCTVIKIPYKGNAHMLIVIPEKEGDYISIEDHLTTELVESWLGNMKIRKVDISFPKFKLEQKYKMKKLLQGLGIKKLFTRSADLSHLTDHEYVAVSQVVQKAVIEVDEEGTEAAAASGSQITAFSVPPVIKVDRPFLFMIFEETFKTLLFIGRVVDPTEM from the exons ATGAAAACACGAATCTATGTACTTCTCTTAagtgaaatgtgttttgaatTCATCAAGGCTGATACCAAACTTAAATTtccaaaggaggaaaaagagagtAATTTCTTGGAAAGAAATAACATCAGTACTTCCAAAGACTGGTATCATCACAAAAATATCTCTAAGCCTTTTGAAGACCAAGGTTTTGAAGATCATTGTCTTGAAGACTTCACTCTTCACAACTTCACTGAAAAGACTGCAAATTTTGGATTTAACCTCTACAGAAAAATTGCAATGACGCATGATAACAACGTAATCATCTCTCCCCTCTCAGTGTCAGCTCTCATGAGTGTCTACATGATGGCAGCCAAAGGAGAAACATACAGACAAATTGTGAAAGGTCTAAACCTCCATGCTGTGAAGGACAGAGTGGACTGCCAGCATCTGCCAGCTTTGTTTAAACAACTGATAGGTAACATCACAATGAATGAAGAATTTCTCCTGGTGCAAGGTATGCTTTCTTTTATTCAAAAGGACTTCAGACTCAAGGAGTCTTTCCTGAATTTATCTAGGCAGTACTTTGATATGGAATTCCTGAAAGTGGACTTTGAAAACTTAACACAGGCAAAACTTTTCATCAATCAAAACATTAACAAAACAAccaaaggaaaaatcccagggCTATTTGAAGAGCTGGACCGCCATAATAAACTGGTGCTTGTGGACTACATTGTCTTTAAAG gCAAGTGGGTCTATCCATTTAATTCAGAATTCACAGAAATGGAGACTTTCCACATAAACAAATACAGAAGCGTAAAGGTACCCATGATGTTCAAGacagataaaattaattcaacTTTTGATGAGAACTTAAGATGCACTGTGATAAAGATACCTTACAAAGGGAATGCCCACATGCTGATTGTTATCCCAGAAAAAGAAGGAGACTACATTTCAATTGAAGACCATTTGACTACAGAGCTTGTGGAGTCCTGGCTTGGAAACATGAAAATCAG aaaagtgGATATTTCATTTCCAAAGTTTAAACTagagcaaaaatacaaaatgaagaaactgCTTCAAGGTCTTGGAATCAAAAAGCTCTTTACACGTTCAGCAGATCTTAGTCATCTGACAGATCATGAATATGTAGCAGTTTCACAG GTTGTCCAAAAAGCAGTTATTGAAGTGGATGAAGAAGGaactgaggctgcagcagcaagtGGGTCACAAATAACTGCATTCTCAGTGCCTCCTGTCATCAAAGTGGACCGGCCATTCCTCTTCATGATTTTTGaagaaacttttaaaacattACTCTTTATTGGGAGGGTGGTTGATCCAACAGAAATGTGA